In Pirellula sp. SH-Sr6A, the DNA window CGTGGAGATGATCGCTATCGCACCGAACCGGGTGAATACAAGACGACAACTTCCGAAGATGGGAGTTTCGAATTGGAGTTCGAGGAAGCTGGTCGTTATTGGCTTAACGCAAGCACTGCTGGAGAATCCGAAGAAGCTGCTGGCAGCAAGAGCAAATCTCGCTACTCGTACACAGCAACATTCGAAGTCCTACCGCAGTGATCAATCTTCCGATCGAGTCTGAGGCGATCTTGCAGCGACGAGTGTTACTACCAAAGGAAGTTACACTCCCTACAAGCGGATGGCCATGTGCAACGGATTGCGTTCATCAACTTTCGGGCAACGCTATGGGAACGCGATGGTGCGTTCAGTATGCAGCCCCTCCGTTGCACGACGCCCCGGTCGTTTACGGGCAAGTTGAAGAGGTTTTCGGTCGCATCGTGCAGCAGATGAGCCACTGGGAGCCAAGCTCCAATCTAAGTCGATTCAATCGAGCAAGCCCAGGGACTTGGCATGCAATCCCGCACGAATTCTTTCAAGTTCTCAAGAAGGCGATCCAAATATCGAGCCTAACGGATGGAGCTTATGACGTAACGATTGGACGCTGGATCCATGCCGAAGGGTTTGGAGCCAAGTCCGAGGATTTCGGTGCTCTCACGGAAATGGATCCGCAGAAAGCTGATTCAGTTAGCACGGACGGTAAGTTAGGAGGATGGGCACGATTGCAGTTGAATTCGCAAACCGAAAGCATCTTCCAGCCGGGAGGATTGGCACTGAATTTATCCTCGATTGCGAAAGGCTATGCGGTTGATCTAGCATCAGACTGCTTGATGTCCCTCGGGTTACTCCATCACGTCATCGAACTCGGCGGCGAATTACGAGGAGAGGGGGTGAAACCAAATGGTCAGCCCTGGTGGTGCCTGGTCGAAAACACGACCAATAGCGAGTCACTTCCACAGACCATTGTCGCTTTGAACAGACTTTCGGTCGCAACTTCGGGAGATTCGGTGCACCATCGAGCTAAGGAAGATGGATCTCGAATCAGTCATCTTCTCGACCCTCGGAGCAGCCAATCGGCTTCCGCTGAAGTGGTTGCTGTTTCGGTTTTCCTACCAAGCTGCATGGAGGCCGACGCTTGGGCAACAGCCTTGTACATACTTGGAGCGGAAGAAGGAATCCGTTCCGCGAATCGCCATCGAATCCCGGTACTGTATACCGTGAGGAACGGCGAAGGCTTCGGACAGATTGCATCGGAAGCACTCGAATCACTTGAGAGTGATTAGTCCCGCTCTTCTGAGCCCGTAGGGTTTTCGACCGACGAACCAAAAGGGGCTCCATAAAATACAGCTAGCCGAACCGTTGGTTCGTCAGGCGTAGTCCATTCAACTCGGTGTTTCTGATGCGCAGGTATGTTGAGGCAATCGCCGAGCTTTCATTCTCTGACTTCACCTTCCATCGTAAGCGGTCGATGTAAAGTTCGATGTCGTGATCATCGATGTATCGGGAGCTTCGCTGCTTGACTGTTTGGCCTTGAGGAGAACACTGGACTTTTGGCTGTTGGTTCAATTGGTGCTTGTTCGTCAATGACTTGTTCTAACCACCGCTTCGCTGGCAAGATAGCATCACGCAGCATCGGGTCGTGGAAGGCTTTCAATGCTGTCGCTATCTTGCTCACGTTCTATTTGTCGCTTTGCTCTTCTGTTGGTAGCCAAGATACAAGGCTAGAAGCCTCGTCTACAGTAGATGCGGCGTCCCGCCGCATTTGAGCATCCGCCGAAAGCGAATAACTACCCATCGGCAATCCATCTGGATTCGCTGCAATGTAGGCTCCAATTCTTTCCAGAGACTCTGCCGATCGAACAATATGATCGAATGACTCTTTATGCCAGAACGATCCTTGACGCCCCAATCTCTTATTAATTTCTTTGGCCGTAAACGACTTCCATGAATGCAGAATACCCGAGAGTTGGTGCTCTCCCATGGGCGTTACAATCCCATGCACATGATTGGGCATCACAACCCATTCTTTGAATAGGTACCGGTTTCCTGCGAAATGGAGCAGTCCGTCGACGACGATCTGTCGAAGGCCAGCGTCTTTGAGCAAACACTCGCCATACCCTGCGTCCAGCCAATCGTGCATTCGCTTCGGAAATAGTTTCCAGTACTCCTTCTTCTGTTTGGGAGAATGAGGTTCAGGGTTTTCACGCAACCAAACATCTCGCTCCGCCAACCACAATCGAAGCTTTTCTTGCGGGATACTATCGGCGGTTCGATACGTTACGAAATAAGTTACTCCATCCTGTCGCCAATGCGGAAGATTGCCATCGAGATACGCAATCGATTCGCTCGGGTGAAAGAATCCAATTTCGTCGCCATGGAGGGGGTGAAAGCGGCGGGACGCCGCTTCTACGAGCCCAATCAAGAGTTCGGAATCGACGTCAGGCATTTTGTCAATTGGATCATCCATCAATTCATGACCTTCCATTTTGGGTATCTGCTAAACGCACTTTAGGCGAAGATCTATCGGAGTGCTCCCCAAAATCGAGCTTACATGTTACGAGAGTCTATGCGTATACGCCACCGACGGCCGCCTGCAAATCGATAACAATCAAGTCGAGAGGCTCATGAAGCGAGTCGCGATTGGGCGCAAGAACTAGCTGTTCGTCGGAAGCATGCGAGCCGCGATACGCAATGCAAGCCTTATTAGTCTGGTTGCCATCGCGCAGCGTCAGGAGATTGACATTGGGATGCACTTGGAGAGTTTGATCACACACACATGCTCCGAGGCAGCGCGAGTGCGGAGGAGTTGCTGCCGGATCGCTGGAGGGCAGCGCATCCAGAGGCGGTGCGAACCTACCGCGAGCAAGAGCGTCGCGACAAGGCTGATAACGCAACTGCTCAAACTGCGAAGAGTCGAATGCGAAGACAGCTTCGCAAATCGAAGCAGGGAACAAAGCCCCCCTACCGTAGAAGCGGCGTCCCGCCGCTTAAATGCTTGACAACAAAGCGGCTAGAAGCCGCTTCTACGTAGAATTGCAAAAGTCCAGCATCTCTGCATACGAACGTAAAAAAACTAAGGTAAGCCAGCGGGTCTTAAACGCAGGCGACACCACCGGTCTTTCCCGAAGATTTTAGCCAGAGCCCGTCAAAATGGCTTGCAACCCGAACGGGATGCGGGAACTCTGTTGCAACCAAACCCGGGGAGGAACGAGGCTTACATGGGGCTAACCGCTGAAGTCCTTTCAGGACAATCCATCGCCATGTTGAATTCCCAATGCCGATTTGAACGCTTTCGGGCAGCGATGGGCAAGAAGCGTTGGGTAAGAAAACCGAACACCGAAGAGAGTAGTGAGTAGAAAGTAGACCGAGTGGACAAGGAGAAAGCAGATTCGGTAGGGAGGGAGGTCAAGAGAGTGGAGACCACTCCCTCTTCGATCCAACTTTCTACCGCTCAACTTTCTCCTGTCCACTCTCTATTCGCCTGTGGCGAATGGAGGCCGTTTCTTGGACTCGCAACGGCACCGAAAACCTATCCTGTTTTAGCTTGGACCACGCCTGCTGCGTGGGTTTTTGACCCACTCCGCAAAGATCTGGTTGCTACGCAAAAACTGGATTTGATCGCGACTCCAAGGACTAGCAACTCGGCGACGGACAAATATTTCGAACGATGTCTTTGAGACCGCGATGCGATATATTGAAACGTATGCAACCCATGGGAGGAGAACCGTCCGGCTGTAGCCGAGGACATCAATCGGCTGATCCAACAACGGATCAAGTCGGACCAGGATTGGGAGCGACAACCGGCGGTTGGCGTAACTACGACTGACTTCGATGCTGCTGAAATCGAGAAAATGATTCGGCAGTCCGTTGAAGCGGGACGGTTCGATTCGAGTGTGACCAATACAGAAGATGTGCTGCTGCGATTGAACCTCGTGATTGATGGTCGTCCCATTCAAGCAGCGGTCGTGGCTTTCGGCTCTCATCTTTTGCCTTGGTATCCGCAGTGCAGCTTGCGAGTAGCGAGATTTAAGGGCGTGACAAAGGACGAGGTACTCGATCAACGAAAAGTGTCGGGACATGCTTTTCTGTTACTGGATGAAGCGAGCAAGTTCCTGGGGAAGCAACTTCCGATCCGTGGCACGCTCCAAGAGGGGCAACTGCGTCGTCAAGACAAGCCGCTCTATCCCATTCTCGCTTTGCGTGAGGCATTGGTGAATGCCTTGTGCCATCGGGATTATTCCATTTCGGGAGGTGCCGTCAGCGTGGCACTGTTCGAGGATCGTCTGGAGATCGCCAGTACAGGTTCACTTCCGTCAGGAGTGAGCGTTGCGGACTTGAAACGGGACCATTTTTCGCAGCCTCGGAATCCGATGCTCGCAGATATTTTCTATCGCTGGGGTCTGATCGAACTTTGGGGAAGTGGAACCCAGCGTATCATTCGGTTGTGCGTTGAATCTGGTTGTCCCGAACCTCAATTTGAGGAACGTGCAGGCGAGTTTGTCGTGCGTTTCCTTGCGCCGAACTATGCTCCTTCCGTTCCCCCCGGTCTTGACCTTTCGGATCGTCAGGCCCGAATTCTAGCTCTTTTCCAATCGAACCCGGTGAGGAGCCTGCGTGAAATTCGAGAGTCAATTGATGCCAATCTCTCAGACAGCACTATTCGTGGTGAACTTAACCGCCTGCGAGAGTTCGGTTTAGTGGAGGCTGTCGGCGTCGGACGAGGGGCCTTCTGGCGAAGCATTCAGTGGCCTGCTTCGTGAGCGTTTTCGCAGTTGGAATGGCGCTTTTGGAACAAATGGCGCATGAAACAGACAAGAAAGACACAGCCCCGCAAGCAATGCGCACAATCAACAAAAGGCGCAACAATCAAGCAGAAAAGGCGTACCCTCGGC includes these proteins:
- a CDS encoding transposase, translated to MDDPIDKMPDVDSELLIGLVEAASRRFHPLHGDEIGFFHPSESIAYLDGNLPHWRQDGVTYFVTYRTADSIPQEKLRLWLAERDVWLRENPEPHSPKQKKEYWKLFPKRMHDWLDAGYGECLLKDAGLRQIVVDGLLHFAGNRYLFKEWVVMPNHVHGIVTPMGEHQLSGILHSWKSFTAKEINKRLGRQGSFWHKESFDHIVRSAESLERIGAYIAANPDGLPMGSYSLSADAQMRRDAASTVDEASSLVSWLPTEEQSDK
- a CDS encoding transposase, with the translated sequence MLPKIELTCYESLCVYATDGRLQIDNNQVERLMKRVAIGRKN
- a CDS encoding ATP-binding protein, which gives rise to MIRQSVEAGRFDSSVTNTEDVLLRLNLVIDGRPIQAAVVAFGSHLLPWYPQCSLRVARFKGVTKDEVLDQRKVSGHAFLLLDEASKFLGKQLPIRGTLQEGQLRRQDKPLYPILALREALVNALCHRDYSISGGAVSVALFEDRLEIASTGSLPSGVSVADLKRDHFSQPRNPMLADIFYRWGLIELWGSGTQRIIRLCVESGCPEPQFEERAGEFVVRFLAPNYAPSVPPGLDLSDRQARILALFQSNPVRSLREIRESIDANLSDSTIRGELNRLREFGLVEAVGVGRGAFWRSIQWPAS
- a CDS encoding FAD:protein FMN transferase, with amino-acid sequence MGTRWCVQYAAPPLHDAPVVYGQVEEVFGRIVQQMSHWEPSSNLSRFNRASPGTWHAIPHEFFQVLKKAIQISSLTDGAYDVTIGRWIHAEGFGAKSEDFGALTEMDPQKADSVSTDGKLGGWARLQLNSQTESIFQPGGLALNLSSIAKGYAVDLASDCLMSLGLLHHVIELGGELRGEGVKPNGQPWWCLVENTTNSESLPQTIVALNRLSVATSGDSVHHRAKEDGSRISHLLDPRSSQSASAEVVAVSVFLPSCMEADAWATALYILGAEEGIRSANRHRIPVLYTVRNGEGFGQIASEALESLESD